One window from the genome of Candidatus Yanofskybacteria bacterium encodes:
- the gyrA gene encoding DNA gyrase subunit A, translating to MAILVGTIKPREIVTEMQESYLDYAMSVIVSRALPDVRDGLKPVHRRILYTMHEMGLRPNTKFQKSVKVVGQVLGRFHPHGDTAVYDSMVRMAQDFSLRYPLVHGQGNFGSIDGDSAAAYRYTEAKMAGISEEILADIDKETVNFRDNFDSTAQEPIVLPTRIPNLLINGSMGIAVGMATNIPPHNLGEVLDGLTHLIDNPDADVNDLMQFIKGPDFPTGGTIYNEKDILSAYATGKGPIIMRAKTEIVESDKKNLSTSKQGFQIIVNEIPYQVNKSELIIKIAELVKEKKVDGIKDVRDESDKDGLRIAIDLKQDAFPRKVMNQLFKYTELQKSFHFNVLALVDGIQPQILDLKGLLENFLGHRREVVRRRTQFDLRKAQDRAHILEGLKKALDHIDEIIQLIKKSASKEEAFDNLIKKFKFSDRQATAILEMRLQTLAGLERKKIDDELKEKKDLIAYLEDLLAHPKKMLGIIKKEFQEIKDKYGDARRTNIVKTALKQIGEEELIPEEESLFMMTYGGYIKRMPPDTLRAQKRGGKGLVGMATKEEDIVSHFFVANTHDNLMFFTNSGKIYQTRGYEVPESSRQAKGKAIVNFLQVSPQDRITAIVPISKKVEKSGYIVMATANGVIKKVAVDEFSNVRRNGMVAIKLKKDDELKWVKISSGSDDIVLVTSDGAAVRFKEKDVRPMGRGAAGVIGMRLDPGAKVVGAEVIPPKLEKGAQLLVVMANGYGKRTALTAYKIQRRGGKGIFTAKITSKTGDLVSAHVTNEENKEIIAVSRKGVVIRTELASISVLGRATQGVRIMKMEPGDTVASVVVV from the coding sequence ATGGCTATCCTAGTGGGTACAATTAAACCTCGGGAGATAGTAACCGAGATGCAGGAATCTTATCTGGATTACGCGATGAGCGTAATTGTTTCGCGCGCTTTGCCCGATGTCAGGGATGGTCTCAAACCGGTGCACCGCAGGATTCTGTATACTATGCACGAAATGGGTTTGCGGCCGAATACTAAATTTCAGAAATCAGTTAAAGTTGTGGGTCAGGTTTTGGGGCGATTTCATCCTCACGGCGATACCGCTGTTTATGATTCTATGGTTCGCATGGCTCAAGATTTTTCTTTGCGATATCCCCTGGTTCATGGCCAGGGAAATTTTGGCAGTATAGATGGCGACTCCGCTGCAGCCTATAGATATACTGAAGCAAAAATGGCAGGTATTTCCGAAGAGATTCTTGCAGATATTGATAAGGAAACCGTAAATTTCAGAGATAACTTTGATAGTACGGCTCAGGAGCCGATTGTTTTACCAACACGTATTCCTAATCTTCTAATCAACGGCTCTATGGGTATTGCTGTGGGTATGGCAACCAATATACCGCCGCATAATCTTGGCGAAGTGCTGGATGGTCTGACCCATTTAATTGATAACCCAGATGCCGATGTTAATGACCTGATGCAGTTTATCAAAGGACCGGACTTCCCCACGGGAGGTACGATTTACAATGAGAAGGATATTCTCAGCGCTTATGCTACTGGTAAGGGGCCGATTATTATGCGAGCCAAGACGGAAATAGTTGAATCGGATAAAAAGAATCTATCTACCAGTAAGCAAGGTTTCCAAATTATAGTTAACGAGATTCCATATCAGGTGAACAAATCGGAGCTTATTATTAAAATTGCCGAATTAGTAAAAGAAAAAAAGGTTGATGGTATTAAGGATGTAAGGGATGAGTCTGACAAAGACGGCTTGCGGATTGCAATTGATCTCAAGCAAGACGCTTTTCCACGTAAGGTAATGAACCAACTTTTCAAATACACAGAACTACAGAAATCTTTTCATTTTAATGTTTTAGCTTTAGTTGATGGAATACAGCCGCAGATCCTAGACCTCAAGGGATTATTAGAAAATTTTTTGGGACATCGCCGCGAAGTAGTACGCAGGCGTACCCAATTTGATCTTCGCAAAGCACAAGACCGGGCGCACATACTAGAAGGTCTCAAAAAAGCCCTGGACCACATTGATGAGATAATACAACTTATCAAGAAGTCGGCATCTAAGGAAGAAGCGTTCGATAATTTAATTAAAAAATTTAAATTTAGCGATCGGCAAGCTACGGCCATATTGGAAATGAGATTGCAGACTTTAGCTGGACTTGAGCGTAAAAAAATTGACGATGAACTAAAAGAAAAAAAAGACCTAATAGCTTATCTTGAGGATCTTTTGGCACATCCCAAGAAGATGCTCGGGATCATTAAGAAAGAATTCCAAGAGATAAAAGATAAATATGGCGACGCACGCCGAACTAATATAGTAAAGACGGCTTTAAAACAGATAGGCGAGGAAGAATTGATACCCGAAGAGGAATCTCTTTTTATGATGACTTATGGTGGTTATATCAAACGTATGCCCCCCGATACTTTGCGCGCCCAGAAGCGCGGCGGTAAGGGGTTGGTTGGCATGGCGACCAAGGAAGAGGATATAGTCAGTCATTTTTTTGTGGCCAATACTCACGACAATCTCATGTTTTTCACTAATTCAGGTAAGATTTATCAAACTCGTGGTTATGAAGTGCCGGAATCATCGCGGCAGGCAAAAGGAAAGGCAATAGTTAATTTTTTACAGGTGTCACCGCAAGACCGGATTACCGCTATTGTCCCAATTTCTAAAAAAGTTGAAAAAAGCGGCTATATTGTAATGGCAACAGCAAACGGAGTTATTAAAAAAGTTGCCGTTGACGAGTTTTCCAATGTCAGGCGCAATGGTATGGTGGCAATCAAGTTGAAGAAGGACGATGAACTTAAATGGGTCAAGATAAGTTCTGGTTCGGATGATATAGTGCTCGTAACTTCAGACGGTGCCGCAGTTAGATTCAAGGAAAAGGATGTACGGCCTATGGGGCGAGGTGCGGCGGGTGTAATTGGAATGCGTCTCGATCCTGGAGCGAAAGTTGTAGGAGCCGAAGTGATTCCACCTAAGTTAGAAAAAGGAGCGCAGTTGTTGGTGGTGATGGCTAATGGTTACGGCAAGAGGACAGCACTGACTGCTTACAAAATCCAAAGGCGTGGCGGGAAGGGTATATTTACCGCAAAGATTACAAGCAAAACTGGTGATTTAGTTTCTGCTCATGTTACCAACGAAGAAAATAAAGAAATTATTGCCGTATCTCGTAAGGGCGTGGTGATACGCACTGAGTTGGCAAGCATATCCGTGCTTGGCCGTGCCACACAGGGAGTGCGTATTATGAAAATGGAACCAGGCGACACCGTCGCCTCGGTAGTGGTGGTCTAG
- a CDS encoding class I SAM-dependent methyltransferase, translating to MDPERIVASFGLAEGMRVADFGSGAGYFTILSAKRVGESGVVTAVDIMDSSLETLRAKAKIEGLSNIQTVRSNLEVFGSSGLSDDSQDVVLLANILFQNPNKQSIVAEARRVLKPSGLLIVIDWRKGTGGFGPPEDLRTDEEEMKQLIQNSDSFRFQNQIDAGVFHYGMIFRKI from the coding sequence ATGGATCCAGAAAGAATCGTGGCTAGTTTTGGGTTGGCAGAAGGAATGCGCGTGGCTGATTTCGGTTCAGGTGCCGGCTACTTCACGATACTGTCCGCCAAAAGAGTGGGTGAAAGCGGTGTTGTCACGGCCGTTGATATTATGGATTCCTCGCTAGAAACCCTTCGTGCCAAAGCGAAAATTGAAGGTTTGAGCAACATCCAAACAGTAAGATCAAACTTAGAAGTTTTTGGCAGTTCGGGATTGTCTGACGATTCTCAAGATGTGGTTCTTTTAGCCAACATACTTTTTCAAAATCCAAACAAGCAGTCCATAGTAGCTGAAGCCCGAAGAGTTTTAAAACCTAGCGGCTTACTCATTGTCATTGATTGGCGCAAAGGAACCGGCGGTTTTGGTCCACCCGAAGACCTAAGAACAGACGAAGAAGAAATGAAACAGTTAATTCAAAATAGCGACAGTTTTCGGTTCCAAAACCAAATTGACGCGGGTGTTTTTCATTACGGAATGATATTCCGCAAGATTTAG
- a CDS encoding extracellular solute-binding protein has protein sequence MSQTKLLIIGGVAGLAVIILLTFLVIGSLGGGGQQQVTLQFWGVFDTSSFYSDAIGDFQKNNPGIKVVYRQFNFEDYEKQLIDSFAAGTGPDIWLIHNTWLPKHYDKIQPLPQQTLKGEKTPLFTFKDFQDQFVDTTVEDLTSAGQIYALPIYVDTLALYYNKDLLNSAGIVAPPSTWEEFNDVVKKLTVFDNRNNITRAGAAIGTAENVNRSTDILALLMLQSGVKMTNVENTSATFSKSVEGLNVGETALKYYTDFARQSSEVYTWNDSQHYSIDAFVEGNTAMMFNYSHHIKTMRDKSARFNFAVAAAPQISNTPVAVNFANYWAPTVSKQSKNSISAWKFLTYLSSARGSTFYVNAANRPSARRDLIEQQRTDPDLGVFAVQGLSARSWYQIDNSAIETIFAAMIDDVNFGRASPRDAIQSAENKTSVLMSRSRSNF, from the coding sequence TTGAGTCAGACTAAACTTCTAATAATCGGTGGGGTAGCCGGTTTAGCGGTAATCATCCTACTGACGTTTTTGGTTATCGGAAGTCTTGGCGGTGGCGGCCAGCAACAGGTCACCTTGCAATTTTGGGGCGTTTTTGACACGAGCTCTTTTTACTCCGACGCCATTGGTGATTTTCAAAAAAATAATCCAGGCATAAAGGTAGTTTACCGCCAATTTAATTTTGAGGACTACGAAAAACAGCTGATAGATTCTTTTGCCGCCGGTACTGGACCGGACATCTGGTTAATACATAATACTTGGCTGCCCAAGCATTATGATAAAATCCAACCACTACCGCAGCAAACCCTCAAAGGAGAAAAAACACCTCTTTTTACATTTAAAGATTTCCAGGATCAGTTTGTTGATACAACCGTAGAAGACCTTACTTCCGCAGGCCAGATTTATGCTTTGCCAATTTATGTTGACACGCTAGCTCTTTATTACAACAAAGACCTGTTAAATAGCGCTGGTATTGTAGCGCCGCCAAGCACGTGGGAAGAGTTTAATGATGTCGTTAAAAAGCTTACAGTTTTTGATAATAGGAACAACATCACTAGGGCTGGTGCGGCTATAGGCACCGCCGAAAACGTCAACAGATCAACCGATATTCTTGCTCTGCTTATGCTCCAAAGCGGGGTCAAAATGACAAACGTGGAAAACACTTCGGCCACTTTTTCCAAATCAGTCGAGGGTCTTAATGTCGGTGAGACAGCACTCAAGTATTATACGGATTTTGCCAGGCAATCCAGCGAGGTTTACACCTGGAATGATAGTCAGCATTATTCAATAGACGCGTTTGTAGAGGGCAACACGGCAATGATGTTTAATTACTCCCATCATATTAAGACCATGCGTGACAAGTCGGCTCGTTTTAATTTTGCCGTGGCCGCTGCGCCGCAAATCTCTAACACGCCAGTTGCCGTTAACTTCGCTAATTATTGGGCGCCGACGGTGTCCAAGCAATCAAAAAATTCAATTTCGGCTTGGAAGTTCTTGACTTATCTAAGTTCAGCAAGGGGGAGCACATTTTACGTAAATGCGGCCAATCGGCCCTCGGCCAGGAGGGATTTGATTGAACAGCAAAGGACCGACCCCGATTTGGGCGTATTTGCCGTGCAGGGTTTGTCGGCCAGATCGTGGTACCAGATAGATAATTCTGCGATAGAAACTATTTTTGCCGCCATGATTGACGACGTTAACTTCGGCCGTGCTTCACCGCGCGATGCGATACAGTCAGCAGAGAATAAGACTAGTGTATTGATGTCCCGTAGCCGGAGTAACTTCTAG
- a CDS encoding transglycosylase SLT domain-containing protein, which yields MLAVPAYTDAAGLVPCGQSEDDLTTTDIIESNPCTTCDLLVLGSTIINFILFTITPAVAVLLYLVAGFMILLGGASPGQINTGKNIFKTTTYGLFIVFGAWMITNTVLKSIAGDSQFTSEWFKVTCSNSGVGGGDVSDGTDGNIGSSGDVSGGGNESGETLACTFNGVDYSTFDLCTGQSRPGGCGTSSCSQYSSSIDNYADGAATAALLKTMMVIESDCNIRAATASSYGLMQIRPSTANQYRNRCGITELITSSWLTNPANADKSICLAAAFINSIAAGSCGAEPRNIYAGYNAGPGNCVVSSDCSGEQSCDGEAVKRWECPYNNSEHTVCNTGFYQTKQGAAYVNYCLDNLGF from the coding sequence TTGCTGGCCGTACCAGCATATACGGATGCCGCCGGTTTAGTGCCTTGTGGCCAGTCGGAAGATGATCTGACCACAACGGATATAATTGAAAGCAACCCTTGCACAACTTGTGATTTATTGGTTTTGGGTAGCACAATTATAAATTTTATTCTTTTTACGATTACGCCGGCGGTTGCGGTACTCCTATATTTAGTTGCCGGTTTTATGATTCTTTTGGGTGGTGCTAGCCCTGGCCAGATAAATACAGGTAAAAATATTTTTAAAACCACTACCTATGGCTTGTTTATAGTTTTTGGTGCCTGGATGATAACCAATACTGTTCTTAAATCTATTGCCGGTGACAGCCAGTTTACTAGCGAATGGTTTAAGGTAACCTGTTCTAATTCTGGTGTCGGTGGTGGCGATGTTAGCGATGGAACTGATGGAAATATTGGAAGTAGCGGCGACGTTAGTGGTGGAGGTAATGAGAGTGGAGAAACTTTGGCTTGCACATTCAATGGGGTTGATTACTCTACGTTTGATCTTTGTACCGGCCAATCCAGACCTGGCGGTTGCGGCACTTCTTCATGTAGTCAATATTCATCATCAATTGATAATTACGCGGATGGAGCTGCTACCGCAGCTCTTCTTAAAACCATGATGGTTATTGAGTCGGATTGTAACATCAGAGCTGCAACCGCCTCCTCTTACGGTTTAATGCAAATACGGCCCAGTACTGCCAACCAGTATAGGAATCGGTGCGGCATAACCGAGCTTATTACTTCCAGCTGGCTTACAAATCCGGCTAACGCCGATAAAAGTATTTGTCTTGCCGCGGCTTTTATTAATTCAATAGCCGCCGGCAGCTGTGGTGCCGAACCGAGGAACATCTATGCCGGTTATAATGCGGGACCCGGCAATTGTGTGGTAAGCAGTGACTGTTCAGGTGAACAAAGCTGTGACGGCGAAGCCGTAAAAAGATGGGAGTGCCCTTACAACAACAGTGAGCACACAGTTTGCAATACTGGTTTTTATCAAACCAAGCAAGGCGCCGCTTATGTTAATTATTGTTTAGATAACTTAGGATTTTAG
- a CDS encoding VanW family protein — protein sequence MVVLISVFIFGQIFYYNKMVNATIRDTPLATTSKLTASLTNTSQQKFIFRYQDNEVSVNSNESKTWIESYIRNYTGKKELRINTNKILAYLEKISQEINIQPQNAKLVINDDGVTEFEPPQSGRMLDIPATANKITTALAHGNNKNSNSEEILSIELVIDEKQPDVTLDKLNNLGINTLLARGESNFAGSPKSRVHNITVGSKKFTGIVVKSGEEFSFNKLLGSVDASSGYLPELVIKKGALIPEYGGGLCQVSTTLFRAATLAGLSILERHPHSLPVRYYNPQGFDATIYPGVSDLRFKNDTPGYILIQAEVVGDQMNFEIYGTNDGRKTTIDGPNQYDIKSNGSLKTTLTRTVLYPDGSEKKDVFESSYKAPGSFPVVRNPLE from the coding sequence ATGGTAGTTTTGATATCGGTTTTTATTTTTGGCCAAATTTTTTACTATAACAAAATGGTAAATGCCACAATTCGCGATACTCCGCTTGCGACCACCAGCAAACTGACTGCAAGTTTAACTAACACCTCGCAACAAAAATTCATATTTAGATACCAAGATAATGAGGTGTCGGTTAATTCAAATGAGTCTAAAACCTGGATAGAAAGTTATATTCGCAACTATACCGGCAAAAAAGAATTGCGGATTAATACAAATAAAATATTAGCTTATCTGGAAAAAATTTCACAGGAAATAAACATTCAGCCCCAAAACGCTAAATTAGTTATCAACGATGACGGGGTTACTGAATTTGAACCGCCCCAATCCGGCAGGATGCTTGATATTCCCGCTACTGCCAACAAAATTACCACCGCTTTGGCACATGGCAACAACAAAAACAGCAACTCCGAAGAAATTTTAAGCATAGAATTGGTAATTGATGAAAAACAGCCGGATGTTACGCTAGACAAGTTAAACAATCTCGGTATCAACACATTGCTTGCTCGCGGAGAATCAAATTTCGCCGGTTCGCCTAAATCCAGGGTTCATAATATTACCGTAGGTTCAAAAAAATTCACGGGCATTGTAGTTAAATCCGGCGAAGAATTTTCATTTAACAAATTGCTGGGTTCAGTGGATGCTTCAAGCGGTTATCTGCCGGAATTGGTTATTAAAAAAGGCGCTTTGATCCCGGAATACGGAGGCGGTCTTTGTCAGGTTTCAACGACATTGTTCCGCGCCGCAACACTGGCGGGACTGTCAATATTGGAACGCCATCCGCATTCACTGCCTGTTCGTTACTACAACCCGCAGGGTTTTGATGCCACTATTTATCCGGGGGTTTCCGACTTGAGGTTTAAAAATGACACGCCTGGCTATATTTTAATCCAGGCAGAAGTTGTGGGTGATCAAATGAATTTTGAAATTTACGGGACAAACGACGGACGCAAAACAACAATTGACGGCCCCAACCAATATGACATAAAATCTAACGGTTCGCTTAAGACAACTTTGACCAGAACCGTTCTCTACCCCGATGGAAGCGAAAAAAAAGACGTCTTTGAATCGTCTTACAAAGCACCCGGCTCCTTTCCGGTAGTTAGAAATCCGTTGGAATAA
- a CDS encoding Hsp20/alpha crystallin family protein — MTNDFFTEQFGTEANVAESGEAGLIASKNSIKTNRSEEGQLTVDVYQTENDIIIKSTIAGVTADDIDVSITNDMVTIKGNRSSEEKVKESDYYYQELYWGAFSRSIILPEEIDADKAKATMKNGILTLRLPKLAKNRVKRVRIAS; from the coding sequence ATGACTAACGATTTTTTCACGGAACAATTCGGAACTGAAGCAAATGTGGCAGAATCTGGCGAGGCTGGTTTAATCGCATCCAAAAACTCAATCAAAACAAACCGATCCGAGGAGGGTCAGTTAACAGTTGACGTTTATCAAACTGAAAACGACATTATCATAAAATCCACCATTGCCGGCGTAACAGCAGACGATATTGATGTCTCTATTACTAATGATATGGTTACCATCAAAGGCAACCGCAGTTCAGAGGAAAAAGTAAAAGAATCTGATTACTACTATCAGGAGCTATATTGGGGAGCTTTCTCTCGTTCTATAATTTTACCGGAAGAAATAGACGCCGATAAGGCAAAGGCGACAATGAAAAACGGCATTTTAACATTGCGCTTGCCGAAACTGGCAAAAAACAGAGTAAAAAGGGTCAGAATCGCGTCTTAG
- a CDS encoding PrsW family intramembrane metalloprotease — protein MATSTIILLVVLGFVPSLSWLLFYLKKDPYPEPKYLVSKTFLLGIVMAPLAIAAQWGFREAVLHFQPGYLIQVSVWFFLWAAAIEEIVKFLVVKFVVLHDPEFDEPTDAMIYMISAALGFAAIENILVLFQAIPNGTNAALQIWLLRFAGATLLHAVASAMVGYFLALAWFYSHHCKKLITLGIALATLLHLIFNMIILSAGGKPEGLIYSTIFLIFIAVIISAFFTKFKNALQLAAKTSNPSR, from the coding sequence GTGGCTACTTCCACTATTATTTTGCTGGTAGTTTTGGGATTTGTGCCCAGTTTAAGCTGGCTTTTATTTTATCTTAAAAAAGATCCGTACCCCGAGCCCAAATATCTAGTCTCAAAAACTTTTTTACTGGGTATCGTTATGGCGCCGCTTGCCATAGCGGCACAATGGGGATTCCGCGAAGCCGTCCTTCACTTCCAGCCGGGATATTTGATTCAAGTTTCGGTTTGGTTTTTTTTGTGGGCAGCGGCGATTGAGGAAATCGTAAAATTCCTTGTTGTAAAGTTCGTAGTTCTTCACGATCCTGAATTTGATGAACCAACCGACGCGATGATCTACATGATTTCAGCAGCGCTTGGTTTTGCGGCAATTGAAAATATTCTGGTGCTTTTTCAGGCGATACCCAATGGGACAAATGCCGCTCTCCAAATCTGGCTCCTGCGCTTTGCCGGCGCCACACTGCTCCATGCTGTCGCCTCTGCAATGGTGGGTTACTTTTTGGCTCTGGCATGGTTTTACAGCCATCATTGCAAAAAGCTAATAACCCTTGGCATTGCACTGGCCACACTTTTACATCTAATTTTTAACATGATTATTCTAAGTGCAGGCGGAAAACCAGAAGGTCTTATTTATTCAACAATATTTTTGATATTTATAGCTGTAATAATTTCGGCATTTTTTACCAAATTTAAAAACGCGTTGCAACTTGCCGCAAAAACATCAAATCCTTCCAGATAA
- a CDS encoding valine--tRNA ligase, translating into MSDEFSKTYDPKSTEDRTYKLWLESGFFSPEGLPSVALAKEGKHEETKPFVTCIAPPNITGELHMGHALEYTLQDIVVRTKRMQGYKTLWLPGTDHAGIAAQNAVEKQLAKEGTSRHKLGREMFLERMWKWRDQYGNTILKQLKKLGVSADWSRLRFTMDPDYQKAVQEAFIHYHKKGWIYRGERVINWCVRCGTSISDLEVNYLPEKAKLYFIKYGAFTLATVRPETKLGDTALAVHPKDARYKDYVGKNLEIESIDNGVPASEPAKTKKMTIKVVADQAVDMGFGTGIIKVTPAHDLTDFEIAQRQNLPSLTIIDKHGRMNENAGIRYQGMKTTEAREQIVKDLEAIGLMEKIEDYDHNIARCDRCNSVIEPLPSKQWFLKMKELAERASEAIRGNKVNLHPNRWQVALENWLDSSNIRDWNISRQLWWGHQLPVWHHESKCIPRPGHEKDIDKCEEIKISAEKPLCEYCDAKYEQSEDVLDTWFSSALWPFATLGWPDKKSEDFNEYYSTDFITSDRGILFLWQARMIFSGLEFTGKAPFKDVYIHATILTKDGKRMSKSLGTGINPLELIEKYGTDALRFGLASQATRLQDLKFGENLMVMGKKFANKVWNIARYTTMKLGSDYEWKILKSPQDIKNEITVKMDAVAIYVTQQIEKYDFAEAADSLYKFIWHEFADKYIEESKDHEDQETKNTLAYILINSLKLLHPFMPFVTEEIWSKLPVSNKKLLLVEDWPV; encoded by the coding sequence ATGTCTGATGAGTTTTCAAAAACTTACGACCCTAAGTCAACTGAAGATAGAACTTACAAACTCTGGCTGGAGTCAGGATTTTTTAGCCCGGAAGGGCTACCCTCCGTAGCCTTGGCGAAGGAGGGCAAGCACGAAGAAACTAAGCCCTTTGTAACTTGTATCGCTCCACCAAATATTACCGGCGAATTACACATGGGACACGCACTTGAATACACATTGCAAGACATCGTAGTAAGAACCAAGAGAATGCAGGGATATAAGACTTTGTGGTTACCGGGGACAGATCATGCCGGCATTGCCGCTCAAAATGCGGTTGAAAAACAACTGGCCAAGGAAGGAACAAGTCGCCACAAATTGGGCCGAGAGATGTTTCTTGAACGCATGTGGAAATGGCGTGATCAATATGGCAACACGATTTTGAAACAGCTTAAAAAGTTAGGGGTGTCGGCTGACTGGTCCAGGTTAAGATTCACCATGGACCCCGATTACCAAAAAGCGGTGCAAGAAGCATTCATCCACTATCATAAAAAGGGATGGATTTATCGCGGCGAAAGAGTAATAAACTGGTGCGTCAGGTGCGGAACGTCAATATCTGATCTGGAGGTCAACTATCTACCCGAAAAAGCAAAACTTTACTTTATAAAATATGGGGCTTTTACTTTAGCGACCGTCAGACCGGAAACCAAGCTTGGCGACACCGCTTTGGCCGTACACCCCAAAGACGCGCGTTACAAAGATTATGTCGGAAAAAATTTAGAAATAGAATCTATAGACAACGGCGTGCCGGCCAGTGAACCTGCAAAAACCAAAAAAATGACAATAAAAGTAGTTGCCGATCAGGCAGTAGACATGGGGTTCGGCACTGGTATCATAAAGGTTACACCGGCGCACGATTTAACTGACTTTGAAATCGCCCAACGCCAAAATTTACCGTCACTTACAATAATTGATAAGCATGGGCGCATGAACGAAAATGCTGGCATTCGCTACCAAGGTATGAAAACCACCGAAGCTCGTGAACAAATAGTCAAAGACTTGGAGGCTATCGGCCTAATGGAAAAAATTGAAGACTATGACCACAATATAGCGCGCTGTGACAGATGCAACTCGGTCATTGAACCATTACCAAGCAAGCAATGGTTTTTAAAAATGAAAGAACTAGCCGAGAGAGCCTCGGAAGCAATACGCGGCAACAAAGTAAACCTGCACCCAAACCGATGGCAAGTAGCGCTTGAAAACTGGCTGGATTCTTCAAATATTCGCGACTGGAACATTTCCAGACAACTTTGGTGGGGACACCAGTTACCCGTCTGGCATCACGAATCCAAATGCATTCCACGACCCGGCCACGAAAAAGACATAGACAAATGCGAGGAAATTAAAATTTCCGCCGAAAAACCGCTTTGTGAATACTGCGATGCCAAATATGAACAGTCGGAGGACGTTCTGGACACCTGGTTTTCTTCGGCGCTTTGGCCGTTTGCCACACTGGGCTGGCCCGACAAAAAATCCGAAGACTTCAATGAATATTATTCGACGGATTTCATAACTTCCGATCGCGGCATTTTATTTTTGTGGCAAGCAAGAATGATTTTTTCAGGTTTGGAATTTACCGGTAAAGCGCCGTTTAAGGACGTCTATATCCACGCTACGATTTTGACTAAAGACGGTAAAAGGATGTCTAAGTCGTTGGGTACCGGCATTAATCCGCTTGAGTTGATTGAAAAATACGGCACAGATGCTTTGCGTTTTGGCTTGGCATCACAAGCAACCAGATTGCAGGACTTAAAATTCGGCGAAAACTTGATGGTTATGGGCAAAAAATTCGCAAATAAGGTTTGGAACATCGCCAGGTATACAACAATGAAGCTGGGCAGTGATTATGAATGGAAAATATTAAAATCGCCGCAAGATATCAAAAACGAAATAACCGTAAAGATGGATGCTGTCGCTATTTACGTCACTCAACAAATTGAAAAGTACGATTTTGCCGAAGCTGCCGACAGTTTGTACAAATTCATCTGGCATGAATTTGCCGATAAATACATCGAAGAAAGCAAGGACCACGAAGATCAAGAAACCAAAAATACACTTGCCTATATCCTTATCAATTCGCTCAAGCTTCTACACCCTTTTATGCCCTTCGTTACTGAAGAAATCTGGTCTAAACTGCCGGTTTCCAACAAAAAACTTCTGCTTGTGGAAGATTGGCCAGTATAG